A stretch of Eleutherodactylus coqui strain aEleCoq1 chromosome 2, aEleCoq1.hap1, whole genome shotgun sequence DNA encodes these proteins:
- the SYCE2 gene encoding synaptonemal complex central element protein 2: MADSELDHREAHEDSVNSSNSNPEQAGPTTSQASSSLPGPSLRGPGIDAATTSSNSEGKISNYFTAVDTNLSVLQSRAQKLINKINEGRERDQTMMKNFNTNLNIKVAEMTQCLQDRIFQIYEENNVQLQVRLQEFTEIIERIGQLQAELKQVCQTVVIVYKDLCLQPNS; the protein is encoded by the exons ATGGCGGACTCAGAATTGGATCACAGAGAAGCGCATGAAGACTCTGTAAATTCAAGCAATAGTAATCCTGAACAGGCAGGCCCAACTACCAGCCAGGCTTCCTCCAG CCTGCCAGGTCCCTCCTTACGCGGTCCTGGAATCGATGCAGCAACCACCAGCAGCAACTCTGAAGGGAAGATTTCCAACTACTTTACTGCCGTGGATACAAATTTGTCGGTGCTGCAGAGCCGTGCTCAAAAGTTGATTAATAAGATTAATGAAGGGCGCGAGAGGGACCAAACAATGATGAAAAACTTTAACACAAACCTCAACATCAAG GTGGCGGAAATGACTCAATGCCTTCAAGACAGAATATTCCAGATATACGAAGAGAACAACGTGCAACTACAGGTCAGGCTGCAGGAGTTTACCGAGATCATAGAGAGGATTGGGCAGCTGCAAGCGGAGCTCAAACAGGTCTGCCAGACCGTGGTCATCGTCTACAAAGACCTGTGCTTACAGCCCAACAGCTGA